The Thamnophis elegans isolate rThaEle1 chromosome Z, rThaEle1.pri, whole genome shotgun sequence genome contains a region encoding:
- the ASNS gene encoding LOW QUALITY PROTEIN: asparagine synthetase [glutamine-hydrolyzing] (The sequence of the model RefSeq protein was modified relative to this genomic sequence to represent the inferred CDS: inserted 5 bases in 5 codons; deleted 1 base in 1 codon) has translation MCGIWALFGSDGCLSAQCLSAMKIAHRGPDAFRFENVNGFTNCCFGFHRLAIVDQLYGMQPIRVKKFPYLWLCYNGEIYNFKRLQKQFGFEYQTLVDGEVILHLYDKGGIEETASMLDGVFAFVLLDSANRKVFLGRDTYGVRPLFRVLTDDGFLGVCSEAKGLINLKHNMSSALKVEPFLPGHYEVLDLKLSGKVASVEVVKFHSPKDEPLHAAYSTVQNLPSGVDVETVKSNIRLLFENAVRKRXMSHRRIGCLLSGGLDSSLVAAILIKLTKEQKFPYPXQTFSIGMEDSPDVLAARKVAAHIGSEHHEVMFSSQEGIQSLEEVILSLETYDITTVRASVAMYLVSRYIRKKTDSVVIFSGEGSDELTQGYIYFHKAPTAEEAAEESERLLRELYLFDVLRADRTTAAHGLELRVSIFGSPVTAYYLSLPAELRIPKNGXEKHLLREAFEDSNLLPKEILWRPKEAFSDGLASIKKSWFSMLQDYIELQVDDLLLEKXEEKFPFNPPXTKEGYFYRQIFEKHYPGHSTWLPHYWMPRWIRATDPSARTLKHYKSATKE, from the exons ATGTGTGGCATATGGGCCCTTTTCGGAAGTGATGGATGCCTCTCTGCCCAGTGTCTCTCTGCTATGAAAATAGCCCACCGAGGTCCAGATGCTTTCCGGTTTGAAAATGTCAATGGCTTTACCAACTGTTGCTTTGGCTTCCATCGTCTAGCAATTGTTGATCAGCTATATGGAATGCAACCTATAAGGGTGAAAAAATTTCCCTACTTGTGGTTGTGTTACAATGGAGAGATCTACAACTTCAAACGG CTACAGAAacagtttggatttgagtaccaGACCTTAGTAGATGGAGAGGTAATTCTTCATCTTTATGACAAAGGAGGAATAGAGGAAACTGCCTCCATGCTCGATGgtgtatttgcatttgttttgCTTGACAGCGCAAATAGAAAGGTGTTTCTGGGGAGAGATACATATGGAGTTAGACCATTGTTTAGGGTCCTAACTGATGATGGCTTCCTGGGTGTTTGCTCTGAAGCAAAAG GTCTGATCAACTTGAAACACAATATGTCCAGTGCTCTCAAAGTGGAACCTTTTCTTCCTGGACATTATGAAGTCTTGGACTTAAAGCTAAGTGGGAAAGTTGCATCAGTGGAAGTGGTCAAATTTCACAGCCCTAAAGATGAACCTTTGCATGCTGCCTACAGCACAGTACAAAATTTGCCTTCAG GTGTTGATGTTGAAACTGTGAAAAGCAACATTCGACTTTTGTTTGAAAATGCTGTTAGAAAAC TAATGTCTCATAGAAGAATTGGTTGTCTCTTATCAG GTGGCTTGGATTCTAGCTTGGTGGCTGCCATACTTATCAAGCTTACGAAAGAGCAAAAATTTCCCTATC TGCAAACATTTTCTATTGGGATGGAAGATAGCCCTGACGTACTGGCTGCAAGAAAG GTAGCAGCTCACATTGGGAGTGAGCATCATGAGGTTATGTTTAGTTCTCAAGAAGGGATTCAGTCACTAGAAGAAGTAATACTTTCCTTGGAAACATATGACATCACAACAGTACGAGCGTCAGTGG CAATGTATCTGGTCTCCAGATACATCCGAAAGAAAACAGACAGTGTGGTCATTTTCTCAGGAGAAGGATCAGATGAGTTGACCCAAGGCTATATCTATTTTCATAAG GCACCAACTGCTGAAGAAGCTGCTGAGGAAAGTGAGAGACTTCTTCGAGAGCTCTACCTGTTTGATGTTCTCCGTGCTGATAGGACAACTGCTGCCCATGG TCTTGAACTAAGAGTTTCCATTTTTGGATCACCAGTTACTGCTTACTACCTTTCTTTGCCAGCAGAACTCAGAATCCCAAAG AATG ATGAAAAGCACCTCTTAAGGGAAGCCTTCGAAGATTCTAACTTATTGCCTAAAGAAATACTTTGGAGG CCCAAAGAAGCTTTCAGTGATGGCTTAGCGTCTATCAAAAAATCTTGGTTCTCTATGCTACAAGACTATATTGAACTTCAG GTTGATGACCTTTTGTTGGAGa ctgaagagaaatttccaTTCAATCCTC AAACAAAAGAAGGATATTTTTACCGTCAGATTTTTGAGAAACACTACCCCGGCCATTCCACTTGGCTCCCGCATTATTGGATGCCAAGATGGATCAGGGCTACTGATCCATCTGCTCGCACATTGAAGCATTACAAATCAGCTACAAAAGAATAG